A part of Deltaproteobacteria bacterium genomic DNA contains:
- a CDS encoding PEGA domain-containing protein, which produces MPKRIVLSLALLLLVGCAERAWIRSAPSGAKVYVNDQFVGVTPVVYSVRRPEFNGPLRYRLELDGHQPAEGQLQKRVGPARIVGACFSLGLSLLFKPATTLRDRYDVPLQLVSTPEGPKPPSSIEVYKPPSLAPAPRDDSVRGRLRELQDMYDRGIITEQEFQRTRERVLRDL; this is translated from the coding sequence ATGCCAAAACGGATCGTGCTTTCACTTGCCCTTCTTCTGCTCGTCGGCTGTGCCGAACGTGCCTGGATCCGGAGTGCTCCTTCGGGCGCCAAGGTGTACGTAAACGACCAATTCGTCGGGGTCACCCCCGTAGTCTACTCGGTGCGTCGCCCAGAGTTCAACGGACCGCTCCGATATCGTCTTGAGCTCGATGGACACCAGCCCGCCGAAGGGCAGCTGCAGAAACGAGTCGGGCCCGCGCGTATTGTGGGCGCCTGCTTCTCCCTCGGGCTCTCCTTGCTCTTCAAGCCGGCGACCACGTTGCGGGACCGGTACGACGTCCCCCTCCAATTGGTATCAACCCCGGAGGGTCCGAAACCGCCATCCTCCATCGAAGTGTACAAGCCGCCGTCTCTCGCGCCGGCTCCCCGGGATGACAGCGTGCGAGGTCGACTCCGGGAGCTACAAGACATGTACGACCGAGGCATCATCACAGAGCAGGAGTTCCAGAGGACGCGTGAGCGGGTACTCCGCGATTTGTAG